One stretch of Prunus persica cultivar Lovell chromosome G1, Prunus_persica_NCBIv2, whole genome shotgun sequence DNA includes these proteins:
- the LOC18793625 gene encoding uncharacterized protein LOC18793625: MASTPILSPTPTTTSLVHHHHHQSLHLSSKLPFPTRPTTCNNNRPLTRLHVSTPTNKPNTTTTTTTTTTSKKPTTETIFFDGGAHYGDLLANLILGFTLLWLPLTLAAVFRAFFLRYRFTNLRVTVISGLTGQDRSDFSYKVIKDVQVVPRFIGEWGDIIITLRDGTKVDLRSVPKFREIAKYCLSLADKPAVLKEKGSKGF; this comes from the coding sequence ATGGCCTCCACTCCAATTCTCTCTCCCACTCCCACAACCACCTCTTTagtccaccaccaccaccaccaatctTTGCACCTCTCCTCCAAACTACCCTTTCCCACCAGACCCACTACTTGCAATAACAACAGACCACTCACCAGACTCCACGTGTCCACCCCAACAAACAAACcgaacaccaccaccaccaccaccaccaccacaacctcCAAGAAACCCACGACGGAGACCATCTTCTTCGACGGCGGAGCCCACTACGGCGACCTGTTGGCCAACCTTATTCTGGGCTTCACTCTTCTCTGGCTGCCGTTAACTCTGGCCGCCGTTTTCAGGGCCTTCTTTTTGAGGTACAGGTTCACCAACCTGCGGGTGACGGTGATCTCGGGACTGACAGGTCAGGATAGGAGCGATTTCTCGTACAAAGTGATCAAGGATGTTCAGGTGGTGCCGCGTTTTATCGGTGAGTGGGGTGATATTATCATCACTCTGAGAGATGGTACGAAGGTGGACCTGAGGAGTGTGCCTAAGTTCAGAGAGATTGCCAAGTATTGCCTCTCGTTGGCTGATAAGCCTGCCGttttgaaggaaaaaggaTCTAAAGGCTTTTAA